A single Anopheles arabiensis isolate DONGOLA chromosome X, AaraD3, whole genome shotgun sequence DNA region contains:
- the LOC120905524 gene encoding uncharacterized protein LOC120905524: MFGPVRMMVLVRGAHGVSGIYVNNHKIDKFEADRVKLLRPASDGHTSPGYVSKSELLTKDNFTSVQQYYQYLVGEDPVKYIDLLWGKNKTQLPSIFRIGSGAGSASVPFATTRAPAVSVSNVTKNTVQYFDDQSTIKNTLNNTNLAYFGDYQLPPATPPSTVVGATVPQLQSFSTTRTPTGPSRRRRKKKPTPAPVPPAAALGVSGPTTVDLTKAQLTPETLSLLSRYYSFSCTLTPVQPIPSTATSTPLPPVQSTTRRTKTRYLTTKPTAKTTTKRPQTTTVPTNVKQRKPVVYVEPPVIKRIGGVLESVYTFMENALTSTEYVEDSEETRAAKVRPLRDASASPKVKRNTYTKVSASEPDFVASSSGEGDSASRSTLSGADQTWLPLASSEGAASPVTKHFTPKLVTISGLPSTISTDGNKNKMTTNIQVTSEYTAATPPTVTLGRPTPDESSAEYDDDSSESEEEYFEDFGAFEETDDEDDEEEDEEDDENGEQYGGGSSESVRPNRQTALSNDKDYEEAGTNVERPVRIKRVKKRRRKKRPAVTSYEDTAEYSDEDSSDEADDEYEERDESVGEDDDDEEDYESGESPDGAEGFFSRMFSTFGRFVRSLGFGGAARGSPDDYEEYGGARSTTPRVQRVRRRPTRSTADVPDYLGAEVQTPERSPVGWLGLPGAYLTNELEEEEVAPTLELPAEPSPTSSGWFDLMMPWDFFNPWTSDESTDQEVIPEAQTVPAVTPPQVVVTPSPSAPMSGWLSQFFGTASTTTPPPSTTTLPKPEQILSVLAQYVAQSATTKRPLAAAPSKRPSRTVSYANYQLWHIFAQTAEQLQRLEDYRQSPDGLRLQWWTHPSLHRPTDVLVPPGALADSLREYLDEEGLRHEPTIRDVGQAIAYENPAITRREQLELELHQGHPLTWYRYHRYADIVKFLYYLQRRHPEQVQLLHIGRSYEGRPITVARVSFHSGPKRPKRVKKRPAVFVEAGAHGHEWIGPSVATWLLHRLLELPQAEPSNGTSSGDARTIHSYDWYVLPVLNPDGYEYSHRYDRLWSKNRSNHTQAQPAGVGQALLSSAISWWNADKDPTGEGCYGVDLDRNWAYRWAQAVHPGQCSDSYAGAEPFSEPETRAVRDFLLTRRRHVRLYLSLQAYGQLLAYPELERADEPAYGPDPLGDVHEMGQAGLDALRAEPGEFLYALEPVTGPATYGTGTGYARYGAGIRYSYTLRLPDRGTHGFLLPPSSIVPIGRDTLELLRGMLDYN, translated from the exons TGGTGCTCGTACGGGGCGCGCATGGCGTCAGTGGAATATACGTGAACAATCACAAAATTGACAAGTTTGAGGCGGACCGTGTGAAGCTGCTGCGTCCAGCCTCCGACGGCCACACGTCCCCGGGCTACGTGAGCAAGAGCGAGCTGCTCACGAAAGATAACTTTACCAGCGTGCAGCAGTACTACCAGTATCTGGTGGGCGAGGACCCGGTGAAGTATATTGATCTGCTGTGGGGTAAAAACAAGACCCAGCTTCCCTCCATCTTTCGCATCGGTAGTGGCGCGGGCTCAGCGTCTGTACCGTTTGCAACGACCCGGGCACCGGCAGTTTCGGTCAGCAACGTAACGAAGAATACCGTTCAGTACTTTGACGATCAATCTACaatcaaaaacacactcaatAACACGAACCTGGCATACTTTGGTGACTACCAGCTACCTCCGGCGACTCCTCCATCAACCGTTGTAGGCGCGACAGTGCCACAGCTGCAATCATTTTCCACTACCCGCACACCAACAGGTCCTAGCAGAAGGCGTAGAAAGAAGAAACCAACTCCCGCCCCCGTGCCACCCGCAGCAGCACTCGGTGTGAGTGGTCCGACCACCGTCGACCTTACCAAAGCCCAACTAACCCCAGAAACGCTGTCCCTGTTAAGCCGCTACTACTCCTTCAGCTGCACGCTAACTCCTGTGCAACCGATTCCCTCCACAGCTACGTCAACTCCTCTACCGCCGGTCCAAAGTACAACGCGCCGCACTAAAACACGCTACCTAACGACCAAACCCACGGCTAAGACTACAACCAAGCGTCCCCAGACTACCACAGTACCAACCAACGTGAAACAGCGGAAGCCCGTCGTCTACGTCGAACCGCCGGTGATAAAGCGCATCGGCGGTGTGCTCGAGTCGGTGTACACGTTCATGGAGAACGCGCTCACCAGCACGGAGTACGTGGAGGACTCGGAGGAGACGCGGGCAGCGAAGGTTCGCCCCTTGCGCGACGCCTCCGCGAGCCCCAAGGTGAAGCGCAACACCTACACGAAGGTGTCGGCAAGTGAGCCCGACTTTGTGGCCAGCAGCTCGGGCGAGGGCGACAGTGCTTCCCGCTCTACCCTGTCCGGGGCCGATCAGACGTGGCTCCCGTTGGCGTCCTCCGAGGGTGCGGCGTCCCCCGTTACGAAACACTTTACGCCGAAGCTGGTCACCATTTCCGGGCTGCCGTCGACGATCAGCACGGACGGCAACAAGAACAAGATGACGACCAACATACAGGTGACGAGCGAGTACACGGCGGCGACTCCACCGACCGTAACGCTCGGGAGGCCGACGCCGGACGAGAGCAGTGCGGAGTACGACGACGACAGCAGCGAGTCGGAGGAGGAGTACTTTGAAGACTTTGGAGCGTTCGAAGAGACggacgatgaggatgatgaggaggaggacgaagaGGATGACGAGAATGGAGAGCAGTACGGGGGTGGTAGCAGTGAGTCAGTACGCCCGAACCGTCAGACAGCGCTGTCCAACGATAAGGACTACGAGGAAGCAGGCACAAACGTGGAGCGCCCGGTGCGCATCAAGCGGGTGAAGAAGCGGCGGCGCAAGAAGCGTCCCGCTGTCACGAGCTACGAGGATACGGCGGAGTACAGCGACGAGGACTCGTCGGATGAGGCGGACGATGAGTACGAGGAGCGGGACGAATCGGTTGGGgaggatgacgacgatgaggaGGACTACGAGTCAGGCGAGTCGCCGGACGGGGCGGAAGGTTTCTTCAGCCGGATGTTCTCCACGTTCGGGCGGTTCGTGAGGTCGCTCGGGTTCGGCGGGGCTGCTCGAGGATCTCCCGACGACTATGAGGAGTACGGGGGAGCGCGCAGTACGACACCGCGGGTGCAGAGGGTGCGTCGGCGCCCCACACGCAGTACCGCGGACGTTCCAGACTATCTTGGGGCGGAAGTCCAAACACCTGAGAGGAGTCCAGTGGGTTGGTTGGGTTTACCTGGAGCTTATCTGACAAATgagctggaggaggaggaagttGCTCCAACGCTAGAGTTGCCCGCAGAACCTTCGCCCACCAGCTCCGGGTGGTTTGATCTTATGATGCCTTGGGACTTTTTCAATCCCTGGACGTCTGATGAGTCTACAGACCAGGAAGTGATCCCTGAAGCTCAAACTGTGCCGGCGGTGACTCCTCCACAGGTGGTAGTGACTCCATCACCTTCCGCCCCAATGTCGGGCTGGTTGTCACAGTTCTTCGGTACGGCAAGCACGACCACGCCGCCTCCTTCCACGACCACTCTGCCCAAGCCGGAGCAGATACTGTCGGTGTTGGCGCAGTACGTCGCCCAGTCTGCCACCACCAAGCGTCCACTAGCAGCAGCCCCCTCGAAGCGGCCCTCGCGCACGGTATCCTACGCCAACTACCAGCTGTGGCACATCTTCGCACAAACCGCGGAACAGCTGCAGCGCCTGGAAGACTATCGACAATCGCCCGACGGCTTACGCCTCCAGTGGTGGACCCATCCCTCCCTGCACCGGCCCACCGATGTGTTAGTGCCGCCAGGCGCTCTTGCCGACTCGCTCCGCGAATATCTCGACGAGGAGGGACTGCGCCACGAACCGACCATCCGTGACGTCGGGCAGGCGATTGCGTACGAAAACCCAGCCATAACGCGGCGCGAACAGCTCGAGCTGGAGCTGCACCAGGGCCATCCACTGACCTGGTACCGGTACCATCGGTACGCCGACATCGTCAAGTTCCTGTACTACCTGCAGCGGCGCCACCCGGAGCAGGTGCAGCTCCTCCACATCGGCCGCTCGTACGAGGGACGGCCCATTACGGTGGCGCGCGTTTCGTTCCATAGCGGCCCGAAGCGTCCGAAGCGGGTCAAAAAGCGACCAGCCGTGTTTGTGGAGGCGGGTGCGCACGGCCACGAATGGATCGGCCCGTCGGTGGCGACCTGGCTGCTGCACCGCCTGCTGGAGCTGCCCCAAGCCGAGCCGAGCAATGGGACGTCGTCCGGGGATGCGCGCACCATTCACTCGTACGATTGGTACGTGCTGCCGGTGCTCAATCCGGACGGGTACGAGTACAGCCACCGGTACGATCGGCTGTGGTCGAAGAACCGCTCCAACCACACCCAGGCGCAACCGGCCGGCGTTGGGCAGGCCCTTCTCTCCAGCGC GATCAGCTGGTGGAACGCCGACAAGGACCCGACCGGCGAGGGATGCTACGGCGTCGACCTGGACCGCAACTGGGCGTACCGTTGGGCGCAGGCCGTGCATCCCGGCCAGTGCAGCGACAGCTACGCCGGCGCCGAGCCCTTCTCCGAGCCGGAGACACGGGCGGTGCGCGACTTCCTGCTGACGCGCCGGCGCCACGTCCGCCTCTACCTGTCGCTGCAGGCGTACGGCCAGCTGCTCGCCTACCCCGAGCTGGAGCGGGCCGACGAACCAGCGTACGGGCCGGACCCGCTCGGCGACGTGCACGAGATGGGCCAGGCCGGGCTGGACGCGCTGCGTGCCGAGCCGGGCGAGTTCCTGTACGCGCTCGAGCCGGTGACCGGGCCGGCCACGTACGGCACGGGGACAGGCTATGCGCGGTACGGGGCCGGCATCCGGTACAGCTACACGCTGCGGCTACCGGACCGGGGGACGCACGGGTTTCTGCTGCCCCCGTCCAGCATCGTGCCGATCGGGCGGGACACCCTCGAGCTGCTGCGGGGCATGCTCGACTACAATTAG
- the LOC120906417 gene encoding uncharacterized protein LOC120906417, translating into MSDPLGNTGQSTVRLSYEQLRDTLGRFAYFRHWTEDQIRECSVLARVVQYAPQQTIPLELPLPFAYLVLSGQCMMLQCLPLVRGTLRLASPAGDRDQPTPPASMGPPAPDEQLETVRHVHETFTAGAATSPPTGTLRHDPANATCFLTTPTQDAPIVHQFVDVGTLRCGAVFGLGERHQQRTIVARTRTQCLLLPRCWLFLKRQNVGNTWQRLRLYLDGAIPGRDELYRRYLRDQAWLDYRRRLLAGGTAKRCTGTTPADVPMMCRMLEPVCKGKRY; encoded by the exons ATGAGCGACCCGTTGGGCAACACCGGTCAATCGACGGTCCGGCTAAGCTACGAGCAGCTGCGGGATACGCTCGGTCGCTTCGCCTACTTCCGGCACTGGACCGAAGATcag atccGTGAGTGCAGCGTCCTCGCCCGGGTGGTACAGTACGCACCGCAGCAGACGATACCGCTCGAGCTGCCGCTCCCGTTCGCTTACCTCGTGCTGAGCGGCCAGTGCATGATGCTCCAGTGTTTGCCGCTGGTGCGCGGAACGCTTCGTCTGGCCAGTCCGGCGGGCGACCGGGACCAACCCACACCGCCCGCCTCCATGGGGCCTCCGGCACCAGACGAGCAGCTCGAGACGGTGCGCCATGTGCACGAAACGTTTACGGCGGGCGCGGCCACCAGCCCACCAACCGGAACGCTTCGCCACGATCCAGCCAATGCGACGTGCTTTCTTACG ACACCTACCCAGGACGCACCGATCGTGCATCAGTTTGTGGACGTCGGGACGCTGCGGTGCGGGGCCGTGTTTGGGCTGGGCGAGCGGCACCAGCAACGCACGATCGTGGCCCGCACCCGCACCCAgtgtctgctgctgccccgCTGCTGGCTCTTCCTGAAGCGCCAGAACGTGGGCAACACGTGGCAGCGGCTGCGCCTCTACCTCGACGGTGCGATACCGGGGCGGGACGAGCTGTACCGGCGGTACCTGCGCGACCAGGCCTGGCTCGACTATCGGCGGCGGCTGCTCGCCGGCGGCACAGCCAAACGGTGCACCGGAACGACGCCGGCGGACGTACCGATGATGTGCCGAATGCTGGAGCCAGTCTGCAAAGGGAAACGATACTAA
- the LOC120906702 gene encoding uncharacterized protein LOC120906702: MKVLVVLACVAIVVARPEPPVGGYSHHHHGGHGGHSGYNYNAPVPAHTQQFGHQAQFSGAALSAGASFSDTLSGAVTGSFSGTANTLSSGGAFTNANSFSNANAFSNANAFTQSNANAFTQSNANAFSNAGSFVAPQQQIVQKHIYVHVPPPEPQQSFQQQIVAPGLRQKHYKIIFIKTPHQQPSAAQLALQQSQTEEKTIVYVLVKKPEAVGDISLPLPAVTKPSKPEVYFIKYRTNTEEVQAPVGVNVGSSATAQADAGGLGFLSSSGAAQSSAVAQSAAVAQSSAVAGGHSHSNVPAQQYGTPAHHHGGYH; this comes from the exons ATGAAAGTTTTAGTG GTATTAGCCTGTGTGGCCATCGTTGTGGCCCGCCCGGAACCGCCGGTCGGCGGGTacagccaccatcaccacggaGGTCACGGTGGACACAGCGGGTACAACTACAACGCGCCTGTCCCGGCGCACACGCAGCAATTCGGACACCAGGCCCAGTTCTCGGGTGCGGCCCTGTCGGCCGGCGCCTCGTTTTCCGATACGCTGTCGGGCGCCGTGACCGGCTCGTTCTCGGGCACCGCCAACACGTTGAGCTCCGGGGGCGCCTTCACCAACGCCAACAGCTTCAGCAACGCGAACGCCTTCAGCAACGCGAACGCCTTCACTCAGTCCAACGCGAATGCCTTCACCCAGTCCAACGCTAACGCCTTCAGCAACGCCGGATCGTTTGTCG CTCCCCAGCAGCAGATCGTCCAGAAGCACATCTACGTGCACGTGCCGCCGCCAGAGCCGCAGCAGTCGTTCCAGCAGCAGATCGTCGCGCCCGGCCTGCGCCAGAAGCACTACAAGATCATCTTCATCAAGACGCCGCACCAGCAGCCGTCCGCCGCCCAGCTCGCCCTGCAGCAGTCCCAGACCGAGGAGAAGACGATCGTGTACGTGCTGGTGAAGAAGCCGGAGGCTGTCGGCGACATCAGCCTGCCGCTCCCGGCCGTCACCAAGCCCAGCAAGCCGGAGGTGTACTTCATCAAGTACCGCACCAACACGGAGGAGGTGCAGGCCCCGGTCGGCGTCAACGTCGGCTCGTCCGCCACCGCCCAGGCCGATGCCGGCGGTCTCGGCTTCCTCTCGTCGAGCGGTGCGGCCCAGAGCTCAGCCGTCGCCCAGAGCGCAGCCGTCGCCCAGAGTTCTGCCGTTGCCGGAGGCCATTCGCACTCGA ACGTTCCCGCCCAGCAGTACGGTACCCCGGCGCACCATCATGGTGGCTACCACTAA
- the LOC120906703 gene encoding leucine-rich repeat extensin-like protein 2, which produces MAHVVTVMCLMFMQLGNLAARPEPPVLGPSPGSHDTGPGGSSLGYSYGPPAPPSPSITINSYGSATSEYGPPTQAPIIHKHVYVHVPPPEPEYVTTRKPIVVPPPQKHYKIVFIKAPSPPTQAPPVLPPIQQNEEKTLVYVLVKKQDEPEEIVIPTVAPTPPSKPEVYFIRYKTQRSSAEHGSNGGGPYPESGAPTPPTEYGPPPVPSQSPSNSYGVPL; this is translated from the exons ATGGCGCACGTAGTGACAGTgatgtgtttaatgtttatg CAACTGGGCAATCTTGCCGCCCGTCCCGAACCGCCCGTGCTCGGTCCGTCGCCCGGTTCGCACGACACGGGCCCGGGAGGGAGCTCCCTCGGCTACAGCTACGGGCCGCCGGCGCCGCCCTCCCCATCCATCACGATCAACAGCTACGGGTCGGCCACGTCCGAGTACGGACCGCCGACGCAGGCACCCATCATACACAAGCACGTGTACGTGCACGTACCACCGCCGGAGCCGGAATATGTAACGACCAG AAAACCGATCGTTGTGCCGCCGCCCCAGAAGCACTACAAAATCGTCTTCATCAAGGCGCCGTCGCCCCCGACCCAGGCCCCACCGGTGCTGCCCCCGATCCAGCAGAACGAGGAGAAAACGCTCGTGTACGTGCTGGTGAAGAAGCAGGACGAGCCGGAAGAGATCGTCATACCGACGGTTGCGCCAACGCCCCCCTCCAAGCCGGAAGTGTACTTCATCCGTTACAAAACTCAG AGATCATCGGCCGAGCACGGGAGTAATGGCGGTGGACCATATCCGGAGAGTGGCGCGCCAACGCCTCCCACCGAGTACGGGCCACCGCCAGTGCCGAGCCAAAGCCCCAGCAACAGCTACGGTGTACCGCTATAG